From the genome of Clupea harengus unplaced genomic scaffold, Ch_v2.0.2, whole genome shotgun sequence:
TAAAAcccattttattaaaaaaaaaaaaaaaaaaaaaaaagtcactgtGGTCTTGCACATGCGCATGTGTTTGTAGCTGACGATATGGTATAGATGACAGTATAATATACAGACAGCAGATGGAGCACTACAGGTTTTGAAATAGAGACATTTGAACTAATGTCCATATTTTCAGGCAGAAAAGTGATAAggccctgttcacacacactgctctggaATGCACACTGAACAGACATAGAAAAGGACTAAACTGGGCTGTGTCCTAAGGCTTTCAGAATGCTGTGCTTCAGTTAAAAAATAAAGGCCCATTCAGGTTGAAACAGCCACACactactttttcttttctctcaccctctcccttacacacacgcatgcacgcacacacactcacacacacacattatatactgACAAAAATGTACACTTCAAAGAAAATCTAGCAAAGCAACAAAGAGACATTTCTGGCTTATGATCTGGTACTGTTAAAACATACAGCATACCGTTCTATCTGCATGAAGAAAATGTTGCCATTAAAAACACATAGCCCAAGACACAGTGATTTCTGACAGACAATCAAGTGACTAAGATGTTTAAATTACTTACATACAATTACAGTGAGTGTACTGATGTCCAGCCTGTACAGGCCTGAAGCAGAGATGCTCTGCAGAGGCTTAAATATATATCAAAATAAGGAAAAATAATATGCATAGGTACCCCTCTCGGTAACTGAGcctgtattaatgtgtgtttgggtggggatGTTCCAACGATATGCATAGGTACCACTCCCGGTAACTGATcctgtattaatgtgtgtttgggtggggatGTTCCAACGATATGCATAGGTACCACTCCCGGTAACTGAGCCTGTATTAATGCGTGTTTGGGTGGGGGTGTTCCAATGATATGCATAGCTAGTAGAGTTAGGCCAACCTGTGTTTGACTCTGCTCTTTCAATCCAGTTTCTAGTTCATCTGTGATCAAAGGAGACTTTGATGTGTCtatgtttatttgtgtctatgtttgtttatgtttgtgtttgtatgtgtgtgtgtgtgtgtgggtgtgtgtgtgtgtattcggcACTCATGTTCTggcctctctctggctgtgggCATCATTCTCGAAGGCAAGGTTGTCGTAATGTGGCTGGATGTCCACTTGAACAGATCCAAGATCAGGTTTGGACtctgaaacagagaaagaacctccacattacaacacaatccCAGGACCTGTATTTATCAAGCAATCTAGTAAGAAGTCCATCCCAACTGGCCCACAATTGTCAGTAACACAAATTTGGGCCTGCACTAAGAAATAGCAGTACAGACAATGTATGGTGTTTCTCAACTTCATGGAATAATTCTGCTTACAGAGGAATCAGATGGctaatacacatacagtatgttctaGGGAAGAATGCACTTCTTGAGAAAAAGCTTTGTAAAAGATATGGATTGGATAGGaatgaattaataataataacttataCAGTGCATGAGAAAACgtattatttcacacacacacacacacacacacacacacacacacacgtgtgcacgtGTGGGCCTATAACACGTGCAGCATCATAACTGATTCCAGATCAGATCAAGATGGCCGACACGCAGCTTGCTGTCTATGTAACTATGTTGGTCTATCTAGCCTCATATTGAAATCAATTGTCAACAATACCGTACTGTATACAATCCGCATACACAACATCCAAAACAAGCAGATCTCCTGCCAGCTTGTTGCAGTATTCCctccaaaaatgttttttagaAAATCTTTAAAACTGtgaatttgaagaaaaaaaaatgcatgttttCATCATTGAATACATGCAGGGAGATGTAGAAAATGTCAGAAATTCTGAGTCAACTGGGAGGCTGTAAGAGAATCTACATGGAGTGGCCTGACCTATTAGTGTTCTGCATGACACTGCCACTTCAAGCTGAACCCATGACGTGGGTAGCAGCTCAGTGTCCAAGAATGACGTTCATTCTCAAAACAGAAGTTCAATTCCATGGTCAAGGAGGACGAAGGAAACATGATAACTGCCTCTCAAATCTCACCTCTACACACAAGTAggactgttttcttttttttttttcagcgtagCGCAATTCCAAAGAGTGCTTCTGTGgcacatgacaaaatacagcccctgctcagacacaacacacttgACATTGACCTGGTGGGAAATGTGATGTGTACAACTGAAATGTCACACATCTCTCAGATGTCATACACATCTGCACTTATAAACCAATGTGTGAAATCAAAAAGAATTGCGCATAGCAGTGCAAAGAGTTTTGTATGTCCTGTTGTTTTAAGTAATTGTGGTTAGGGCTGTGTGATGAAACAACATGggcaaaacattaaataaaatagtGCTACAGTATATACATTAGAGACTAGAGGTTATGGATTATGCTGTGTGGAAAAGTGCATACAGCCATGGaaacacataacatataaatatataaaacagaTCATGTTCAAATGaattaatactttttttaagACAGCAGGAGGAATAAGATCTTAGTCAACCCCACACCGTATGACCAGCACAGGCGTGTGAAGGGCATGAGCACCCTTTAACAGGAGGATGAGAGGTATGCAGGGTAGAATTTAAGAGACATAGCATGAGTGCACAGAGAAGGTGCTTGAGAGCCGAACTGCTGCCGTTTTTCGGTATGTGCCACCTGTGAAATATGAAGTGGTTTATCAACCCCCAGAAACTAGCCTTCTGTCATGAAGAATTACCCTGCTATCAAGTAATGAAGTAATACTCCTTCTAGCTGCCTTATCACCTCCGCAGGCATCCGCCTCTGTTGTGGGGTGACACCACGAGGGCTCATCTGGTTCTCATGAAGGGGACAGCCATGAAGTAAACAAACAACCTAGCGCTGTCTGCTCTGTGCTTAGCTCAAGAGTTTCCTTCGTCACTAATGGAACCATCTAGGCAGACGTCATTCATCTGTGTCTACATCATAACAGACTGATTTATACTGACTTAACTACCTGCCTGGTATATATGCTATGCCTTTTTGACTGTCACGGAGTCACTTCTTGATCCTACTTCAAAGAGGTGATTCCCTGCACAGGCTGTACACTTAAATAAAACTTCAAATCCTTGACTTCGTCTCCCTTGTCCTTCTACCTATGTTCGCGTTTGCATCAGACTCCATCGAGCTTCTGCATTACCAGGGCTGGAGTGTGCAGTGTCCTCCTCCACTGGGCTGTGCTGCTCGGTCCCCTGGATGGAGGCATAGCCAGATGAGGCGGTCTCGCTACGACCGTCATCGGTCGTGTTGGGGAAAGAGACCATCTCTGGAGGCATTGGGATCTGCTGCGGGGCTTCCTCTATGTCAGgctgagaaaaagagaaggaaacgaatcgagagagagagagagagagagagagagtgggacatCTCAATCATTTTTTTGCAAAATTTGTTAATATGTCTCGGCACATTCAGGCCACATCCAAATTAAAAAGCTCTCAATTTGGCCTTTGCGGAACATTGTGCTTTCAAGGAAAATGAATATGACTTTTTTGGGACACTAAAATGGGAGTCCAGCAGGTGCACAGTATTAATGTCCTTACCTCAACTCCCAGGGCTTTCAAGATGTCACATTTACACATCGGACACGTTCTGTGTTCCAGCAACCATGGCTCAATGCACTGCTTATGGAAGagatgactacacacacacacacacacacacacacacacacacacagacactttagtattacaaatacatttaaaatgatCTTTAACTTTATCTCAGCACTGTAAGGACCCACTTCATTAGTGCAAAGGATTGCTTTACATACTTGCATGTGAGAATAGACAGCACATCTCCAGCCTTGTACGCATCAATGCAAACGGCACAGGTGTCAGCATCAGGCCCTGTCTCCTGCAAATGAAATGCCACGttagaagaaaacacacaaggaGGGATGCGAGAAAGACGGGAAGGAAGGAAgcaaggagagaaggaaggaaagtaggaagagagaaggaaggaaggagggaaggaaggaagggaagtaggaagagagaaggaaggaaggagggaaggaaggaagggaagtaggaagagaaaagaaagggaggaagggaagtaggaagagagaaaagcaaagcagtgatctgtgtgtgctgtgtttcctGAAAGCGCCGCTGAGCAACCACCGTGGTAACGGTGAAAGGAGACAGTTGAAAATTATAGAGACCATCATTTCACCATGGTAGTTGGTCAACAACGCTTTTGTGAAACACACCCCAACAAGGGTAGCAAATAGGAAGAGCTGAAACAAAGGAGGGAAATGTGGaaggagggaagaaagaaaggaggaagtgCAGCCGTTCAGTACCTCATCTCCCTGTTTAAGTGTGCGGACTTGCAGTTGACGAATGGCCTTTTTTGCTTCGGCCTTCAGCTGCTTCTGcataggagagaggaggaaggtcTGTGTCAGGAGGACAGGATGGGGAGGGGCGAGGTGTGTGGATTACACTGGAGTGGTTAATGCGGGGAAAAAGATGCCTAGAGAATGCTCTGCTAATTATATGCATGTTCTGGGTTCCCCACGTTTCACATTGCACGGTTTTGCATTATTCAGCCActtcctatctctctgtctcccaatcgttaaccctctccctctctcttaaacgcctacagtgctgtgcagtgccaTGAGCCTGGGCCTTCTTCAGTTGCAGATAGTGTGTAGAACTGCTGTGGCTTTTGTTTGAATGGTGCTGAAGCTTAGTAACAAGCCAAGGCCATGCAATATCATTATGAATAAAATACATACATCTTTATAATTTACCAGATTTACCTCAGTGATGAATCGACTGTAATTTCTCATGTAGTGGCAAGTTTCAAAATACCACCGGAACGACATCCCGGTTTTTATGCAAGTCACTGAACTCTTTGCTGATTCATATGCTGATATTTACAGAGGTTTTCTTCCGCTGTTTTTCTTGTGTATAACGTCATTGCGGAAGCATCAAACTCaaggtgaggaagaggatgatgtCATTCACCCCTGACTTAGATGTTGTTCAGTTGAGTCATTAAAACTCTCCTCTGAATAAGTCTCTGGGGATTTTAGAGATGTAAACGCTAGACACACCtcgaacctcacacacacccatattaattatattaagtaaatgtatatacacacatatatataaaaaatatacaaataatatatatatatatatatatatatatatatatatatatatataaataaaatatacaaataatatatatatatattacttatTATATATATTGACTGTAGACGGCAAACAGTTGTGACATATTACATAAAATGATCAAAGTTTGATTATTGTCTAATCTACAGAAAGCCCATGAGTAATACACCACCAGTCAAAACAGGCGTCACTCAGTCACTTGGGAATCTCACTGAAGAGAATTAGCAGGATGTTTTTCCCCAAgcctgtatgcatgtttgtgtttcccgCAAgtgtcactgtttgtgtgtgtgtgtgtgtgcgtgtacatgtaagcatatttgtgggtttgtgggctTGTGGGCATGcaggtttgtatgtgtattcagGGCTGGCTGACATTTTGGGAGTGTCTGTGCTGTTTTGCATACACTCACAGGAAGGACAATGCTCTCCTTTTGCCCAGAACTTCACACTCAGTGGGCGACTGTTTGAGAATAGTGTTCATccgagacaaacacacacacacacacacacttcagtgtgTTCCCTCCCCCATAACAGAGGACCTATAAATGTTTATCGGGCTTTCAGTAATGTGACCGCAGTCTCACTATCTAACCCTCGCCAAGGTGAGGAGAAATATCTGCTCTCAGTTCAAAGGTTTCTAACAGTGTGGCACAAAAAGCAGCCTGGGCATGTCCAGAATTCTTCCCTGCCTGTAGGCAGTAAGTGCAAGGCAGTGCTCATCTCCCGACTTGCTGTTGGCTTCTCTGTacatagctgtgtgtgagtgtgtgtgtgcgtatgtgtgtgcgtgtgtgtgtgcgtgtgcgtgcgtgtgtgtgtgtgtgtgcgtgtgtgtgcgtgtgtgtgtgcgtgtgtgtgtgtacttttccATTTGAAAAAGTGGGTGTGCTCTATAGCATGGAGAAAATAGCAGGCAGATTAGGATCCTCTATTGTTGCcggtgcacatacatacatacatacccagTACcgatatcaacacacacagaaactatgAGGCCAGTCCGACCTGCTCAACCTGTTCTTTGGGACACTTGAGCAGGAGAGGgctgaccccaggctgttttgtGATACCCAAAGTCAAACTTGTCCCTTGTGCTTAAGGAAACGGGCATGAAGTCTGTGTGTAACATCttggtgtgagtttgtgtaccTGCTTGCGGTTCTGCAGTCGGACTGTGTTCAGCCGCCGGGCCGAGTAGAATATGAAGTATCCTACAGTGGCTGCAGTCACCACGAAGAAGGAAATGGACACGAAGAAGACGGAGTAATGGCTCATCCAGGGACCGTGCTGCTTCCCAACCTCTATTGCCATAGTTACCGAAATACCCTGCTGCAGCAAACCCACCATCTCCATCCCACGGTGGTGTCCGATCATAATGGCTACTGTGTCACCAGtgcctgtgaacacacacacgcacaaatttACATACATGTAGCAACATaattggtcacacacacacacacacacacacacacacacatctcagaattatatttcatgaaaaaacactgaaatatcATATCATACCCGGCAGAACCTCTTCAGAATCCcacattatttttttcccccacactcacaaatgTTCATGTCAGTTCAGACAGAGCACAACACAATGCCATCTGTGTTTTCACCCTCACACAGTGCAGTGttttcactccacacacacacacacacacacacacacacacacaaatgactcaGTCATCGTAATCACATGCAGTGCAGAACACAATACTATTCTGCCAATTATGGATAGACACACTCATATTTCATCCAGAATCCACTGAGACTACAGATGAAAGTTTGGGTGAAAAAGTAGTTGACTATAAACTGGCTCTATAAGAAATATACTATGAATACTAATCGGAATATTATAGCTTTACTGTGGGGGAAATTTGCACATGTAACTGTGTCTGCAAACTAGATATTCACTTTATTCTCTTAACACTTTATTACCCCTTTACTACCTATGGAATATTAAACTTTTTGGAATGTACTGATTGAATTCTCAAATCCTTGAACAggcatattgtttttttttgcattagtTCAGTTTCCTCAATGAAAAGTGTTTCACTTGGAAAAGTGTTTTACTTGGAAAGACAATATGCTGAATGTGAAGCATGGGTAGAAAACTGAGAAGTTCCTTGCATCAGGTGGCTGCAGTGGAGTGTTTCTTCCTGCAGTGGTGACATGGCAGTTTCAAACAGAAGCTGGCTAAGAGGTGGATACAGGTAGGTTTTTCCTGTTATAGATTTCTGAACATTTCTGGTCAACAGCTTTAGGATGCAGGTGTGAAAATCAAAGGCCAAACATTTGGCTCATTTGACTACGAAATGACAAAAGTGCATTTCCCAGATATGTAAGCACACAATCCACTGTGAGGCCTGGTGCACAGACCGAAATAATTGAGGGAAACCAAAACAACTGCTATCTATAGAAAAAGTCTCCATGTCTGCCAGATTTATAGTCTCTTCATGGGTCGTGTAAAATTATGTCATGTGAGGCAGCATGCCGTCCACCTGATTTAACAAAACAATGTCAGCAAATTGCTCTACAGCCTCAAGTAGTTTGGACTCACATTCTTGTAAATTGCACTGACTCCAGCCAATCTTAAAGTGTTTTGCCCCATCTGGTTTATGAGTTAAGAGTGTCCAAGAAATCACTTGTCGTAACGGCTACTTCAGTGATGTTCTGGAGTTTTCCCTTCCCTAAGCAATATATATAATGACTAACTTTAAAGATTACAGACATCACAGAACATAGTCTTGTCAAATTCTAAGAATATTTTGTCCACCTTTTCCGTAAAAGAATGATATATGCATATTCTGTTTGGACCAAGAAGGGAGTGTGTTGTATTTGC
Proteins encoded in this window:
- the rnf128a gene encoding E3 ubiquitin-protein ligase RNF128a, with amino-acid sequence MSLLAKRHLFSWLFVASSLQVSSLHFAQATYICTAYLNVSFVAPQNNETKYRYEEIGLYGQDSPKASVAGNLYFPDPIYGCDSDTVYDIPNGSKGWIALIQRGNGCTFSEKINVAASKGAIAAVIFNNVGMENRVIQMSHPGTGDTVAIMIGHHRGMEMVGLLQQGISVTMAIEVGKQHGPWMSHYSVFFVSISFFVVTAATVGYFIFYSARRLNTVRLQNRKQKQLKAEAKKAIRQLQVRTLKQGDEETGPDADTCAVCIDAYKAGDVLSILTCNHLFHKQCIEPWLLEHRTCPMCKCDILKALGVEPDIEEAPQQIPMPPEMVSFPNTTDDGRSETASSGYASIQGTEQHSPVEEDTAHSSPESKPDLGSVQVDIQPHYDNLAFENDAHSQREART